One stretch of Arachis hypogaea cultivar Tifrunner chromosome 20, arahy.Tifrunner.gnm2.J5K5, whole genome shotgun sequence DNA includes these proteins:
- the LOC112786616 gene encoding B3 domain-containing protein At3g18960-like, with the protein MIRFFKIVLRKNLDDEYLFSRKYGGDMQNPVQLQPPDGTEWRIDWTNHDGEILFENGWKEFATFYTLENGHSNIKVHIFDMSALEIDYPSNGRIGDDNSMNRQREGAEAGQRKQ; encoded by the exons ATGATCCGTTTCTTTAAGATTGTTCTCAGAAAAAACCTTGATGATGAATATCTA TTCAGTAGGAAATATGGTGGTGATATGCAAAATCCAGTGCAACTCCAACCTCCAGATGGCACTGAATGGAGAATAGATTGGACTAATCATGATGGTGAGATTCTGTTTGAAAACGGTTGGAAAGAGTTTGCTACATTTTACACTTTGGAGAATGGTCATTCTAACATCAAAGTACACATATTCGACATGAGTGCCCTCGAAATTGATTATCCTTCCAATGGCCGAATCGGTGATGACAACTCGATGAACCGCCAGCGCGAAGGGGCCGAGGCCGGCCAAAGAAAACAGTGA